CTCCAAGTTTGTGGGAAGTTATGAAGCGGCTCTGAAGCACCAATCAAGTGGTGAAAATGAGGATGATGTCATGAAGGCTGCTCATGAGATCTTCTTCAATGATTATCAAGCGAAGTTCACCATGGAACACTGTTGGAGGGAACTGAGACATGATCAGAAGTGGAAGTCAGTTTATAAGTCAAAAGATGGCGGCAAGGAAAAAGGGAAGGAAGCTGAGGAAGTGATACCTGAGGAGGAGGTTAGACCGCCTGGTGTCAAGGCTTCGAAAGCAGCCAAACGCAAGAGGCACGGCCATGAAGCTGCTTTCGATCAAATTGAGAGTATcttggctgagagaaagaaaatTTCTCAGCAGAAACTCCTAGATCGTCTCCTTGCCAAAACTGATCTATCTCCTAATGAAATCACCCTGAAAAACAAACTCATTTCTGAACTCATTGATTGAATTGGTTAACTTGCTTGTTCGAATCTCTGTTATTTCTTTTGTTGAACTCGA
The nucleotide sequence above comes from Brassica napus cultivar Da-Ae chromosome A9, Da-Ae, whole genome shotgun sequence. Encoded proteins:
- the LOC111198995 gene encoding glutathione S-transferase T3-like codes for the protein MDCQYAEAVANSPGLVKPATKRKWTTKEDLVLISGWLNTSKDPIVSNEQKVTSFWKRIEAYVNCSPLLTGCVPREWSQCKQRWGRVNEQVSKFVGSYEAALKHQSSGENEDDVMKAAHEIFFNDYQAKFTMEHCWRELRHDQKWKSVYKSKDGGKEKGKEAEEVIPEEEVRPPGVKASKAAKRKRHGHEAAFDQIESILAERKKISQQKLLDRLLAKTDLSPNEITLKNKLISELID